A single window of Streptomyces sp. NBC_00464 DNA harbors:
- a CDS encoding aldo/keto reductase, producing MPFARLTTATTPTAHIGLGLAAVGRPGYINLHRDRDLPGERTVDDLRARTHELLDAAYAQGVRYFDAARSYGRSEEFLGDWLTARPEVRDVVVGSKWGYTYTAGWSVDAEAHEVKDHTLATFDRQRAETGELLGDRLDLYQIHSVTPDSPALTDKELHARLAALAAEGVSVGLSTSGPAQADAIRAALTVMVDGEPLFRTVQATYNALETSAGPALAEAHAAGLTVIVKEAMANGRLAGTEAPAVMREIAGEEGLGSDAVALALVLHQPWAGVVLSGAATVGQLAGNLHAAVLDLDEERRARLDALVEEPEAYWRHRASLPWS from the coding sequence ATGCCGTTCGCCCGACTGACCACAGCGACCACCCCGACCGCCCACATCGGGCTCGGCCTGGCCGCGGTCGGAAGGCCCGGCTACATCAACCTCCACCGTGACCGCGACCTGCCAGGTGAGCGGACCGTCGACGACCTGCGTGCCCGGACGCACGAACTGCTGGACGCGGCCTACGCGCAGGGCGTCCGGTACTTCGACGCCGCCCGTTCCTACGGCCGCTCCGAGGAGTTCCTCGGTGACTGGCTGACCGCCCGGCCCGAGGTCCGCGACGTCGTCGTCGGGAGCAAGTGGGGTTACACGTACACCGCCGGCTGGAGCGTCGACGCCGAGGCGCACGAGGTCAAGGACCACACCCTCGCCACGTTCGACCGCCAGCGCGCCGAGACCGGCGAGCTGCTCGGGGACCGGCTCGACCTCTACCAGATCCACTCGGTGACGCCCGACAGCCCGGCGCTCACCGACAAGGAGCTGCACGCCCGGCTTGCCGCGCTCGCCGCCGAAGGGGTCAGTGTCGGCCTCTCCACCAGCGGCCCCGCCCAGGCGGACGCGATCCGTGCCGCCCTCACCGTCATGGTGGACGGCGAACCCCTCTTCCGTACGGTCCAGGCCACCTACAACGCGCTGGAGACCTCGGCCGGACCGGCGCTCGCCGAGGCCCATGCCGCGGGGCTCACCGTCATCGTCAAGGAAGCCATGGCCAACGGCCGGCTCGCGGGCACGGAGGCCCCCGCCGTGATGCGGGAGATCGCCGGCGAGGAGGGCCTCGGCAGCGACGCGGTCGCCCTGGCGCTGGTGCTGCACCAGCCATGGGCCGGGGTCGTGCTCTCCGGCGCGGCGACCGTCGGCCAGCTCGCCGGCAACCTCCACGCGGCCGTCCTCGACCTCGATGAGGAGCGCAGGGCCCGGCTGGACGCGCTGGTGGAGGAGCCGGAGGCGTACTGGCGGCACCGCGCGTCGCTCCCGTGGAGCTGA
- a CDS encoding pyridoxamine 5'-phosphate oxidase family protein, with protein MGKTYERIDGRLRTFIEAQPVFFTATSPLDADGTVNLSPKGVSGSFAVLDEQTVAYLDFAGSTAETVAHLRENGRITLMWCAFQGPPNIVRVHGRGEPVFRDDPRFPELLGRFDGVDPSLHGLRAIIVVTAELIRDTCGYGVPFMSYDEDRTLHGQRFAREDDASLSAYFEKKEHVATSMDGLPGLPLPLPVMPPAS; from the coding sequence ATGGGAAAGACATATGAACGCATAGACGGACGGCTGCGCACCTTCATCGAGGCGCAGCCCGTATTCTTCACCGCCACATCCCCGCTGGACGCCGACGGCACGGTGAACCTCTCACCCAAGGGCGTCAGCGGATCGTTCGCCGTCCTCGACGAACAGACGGTGGCTTACCTCGACTTCGCCGGGAGCACCGCCGAGACGGTCGCCCATCTCCGCGAGAACGGGCGCATCACGCTGATGTGGTGCGCCTTCCAGGGGCCGCCGAACATCGTGCGGGTCCACGGCCGCGGTGAGCCGGTCTTCCGTGACGACCCCCGGTTCCCGGAACTGCTCGGACGGTTCGACGGGGTCGACCCCTCACTGCACGGGCTGCGGGCGATCATCGTGGTCACGGCCGAACTGATCCGGGACACGTGCGGATACGGCGTGCCCTTCATGAGTTACGACGAGGACCGCACGCTGCACGGGCAGCGCTTCGCCCGGGAGGACGACGCCTCGCTCAGCGCCTACTTCGAGAAGAAGGAGCACGTCGCCACCAGCATGGACGGGCTGCCGGGACTGCCGCTCCCCCTGCCGGTCATGCCGCCCGCGTCCTGA
- a CDS encoding L,D-transpeptidase family protein: MRRLLVTGSVLLALAGLVGARPPAAAPLPLRLAGTGGGSQLITAEAAGTASTTGTVTWWSLRAGRWVAAGSAPARFGANGLTEGASRKQGTNTTPTGLYELPYAFGVKAARPGTRYPYRRVTDRSWWCQDTAARAYNRWVEPRPADCRAAEAEHLITYPTQYARALVVGFNYDRPVRDRGAGIFLHVNGRGATAGCVSVPAAAMDRILAWADPARRPHLAIGTRSGPTAITRY; encoded by the coding sequence ATGCGCAGACTTCTGGTGACCGGTTCGGTCCTGCTCGCTCTCGCCGGACTGGTCGGAGCCCGTCCGCCGGCGGCGGCGCCGCTGCCGTTGCGGCTGGCCGGCACGGGCGGGGGCAGCCAGCTCATCACGGCCGAGGCAGCCGGTACCGCATCCACCACGGGCACGGTCACCTGGTGGAGTCTGCGGGCCGGCCGCTGGGTGGCGGCCGGGTCGGCGCCCGCCCGCTTCGGAGCGAACGGGCTGACCGAGGGGGCTTCGCGCAAGCAGGGCACGAACACGACACCCACCGGGCTGTACGAACTGCCGTACGCCTTCGGGGTGAAAGCGGCCCGGCCCGGGACGCGCTACCCGTACCGCCGGGTCACCGACCGGTCGTGGTGGTGCCAGGACACCGCGGCGCGCGCCTACAACCGGTGGGTGGAGCCGCGCCCCGCCGACTGCCGGGCGGCCGAGGCCGAGCATCTGATCACGTATCCGACGCAGTATGCCCGGGCCCTCGTCGTCGGGTTCAACTACGACCGGCCGGTACGGGACCGGGGCGCCGGGATCTTCCTGCACGTCAACGGGCGCGGTGCGACCGCCGGCTGTGTCTCCGTGCCGGCGGCCGCGATGGACCGGATCCTGGCCTGGGCCGATCCGGCCCGCCGTCCGCATCTCGCGATCGGGACCCGCTCGGGCCCGACCGCGATCACCCGCTACTGA
- the argH gene encoding argininosuccinate lyase: MSNGNGNGDVRLWGARFADGPAEALARLSASVHFDWRLAPYDIAGSRAHARVLNKAGLLTEDELKRMTAGLDQLEADVADGSFTGTIADEDVHTALERGLLERLGPDLGGKLRAGRSRNDQIATLFRMYLRDHARVIGGLIAELQDALVGLAEAHPDVAMPGRTHLQHAQPVLFAHHVLAHVQPLSRDAERLRQWDARTAVSPYGSGALAGSSLGLDPEAVAADLGFEGGSVGNSIDGTASRDFVAEFAFITAMIGVNLSRIAEEIIIWNTKEFSFVTLHDAFSTGSSIMPQKKNPDIAELARGKSGRLIGNLTGLMATLKALPLAYNRDLQEDKEPVFDSCDQLEVLLPAFTGMMATLTVNRERMEELAPAGFSLATDIAEWLVKKGVPFRVAHEVAGECVKECESHGIELDELTDEQFAKISEHLTPEVRTVLNVAGALASRNGRGGTAPSAVAVQLAEVKADLATQHAWAAARK; this comes from the coding sequence GTGAGCAACGGCAACGGCAACGGCGACGTACGTCTCTGGGGCGCCCGCTTCGCGGACGGTCCGGCCGAGGCGCTGGCCAGGCTGTCCGCGTCCGTCCACTTCGACTGGCGGCTCGCGCCGTACGACATCGCCGGCTCCCGTGCCCACGCGCGCGTCCTCAACAAGGCGGGCCTGCTCACCGAGGACGAGCTGAAGCGGATGACCGCCGGACTCGACCAGCTGGAAGCCGATGTCGCGGACGGCTCCTTCACCGGCACGATCGCCGACGAGGACGTCCACACCGCACTGGAGCGCGGACTGCTGGAGCGCCTCGGCCCCGACCTCGGCGGCAAGCTGCGGGCCGGGCGGTCCCGCAACGACCAGATCGCCACGCTCTTCCGGATGTACCTGCGCGACCACGCCCGCGTCATCGGCGGTCTCATCGCCGAGCTCCAGGACGCCCTCGTCGGCCTCGCCGAGGCGCACCCGGATGTGGCCATGCCCGGCCGTACGCACCTTCAGCACGCCCAGCCGGTGCTCTTCGCCCACCACGTCCTGGCCCATGTGCAGCCCCTGTCCCGGGACGCCGAGCGGCTGCGGCAGTGGGACGCGCGGACCGCGGTCTCGCCGTACGGCTCCGGCGCGCTCGCCGGCTCCTCGCTCGGGCTCGACCCGGAGGCGGTCGCCGCCGATCTCGGCTTCGAGGGCGGTTCGGTGGGCAACTCCATCGACGGAACGGCCTCGCGGGACTTCGTCGCCGAGTTCGCGTTCATCACCGCGATGATCGGTGTCAACCTCTCCCGGATCGCCGAGGAGATCATCATCTGGAACACGAAGGAGTTCTCCTTCGTCACCCTGCACGACGCCTTCTCCACCGGCTCCTCGATCATGCCGCAGAAGAAGAACCCCGACATCGCCGAACTGGCACGGGGCAAGTCGGGCCGGCTCATCGGCAACCTGACCGGCCTCATGGCCACACTCAAGGCCCTGCCGCTCGCGTACAACCGCGACCTCCAGGAGGACAAGGAGCCGGTCTTCGACTCCTGCGACCAGCTCGAAGTCCTGCTCCCCGCCTTCACCGGGATGATGGCCACCCTCACCGTCAACCGCGAGCGCATGGAGGAACTGGCCCCGGCCGGCTTCTCGCTCGCCACCGACATCGCCGAGTGGCTGGTCAAGAAGGGCGTCCCGTTCCGCGTCGCCCACGAGGTCGCCGGCGAGTGCGTCAAGGAGTGCGAGAGCCACGGCATCGAGCTCGACGAGCTGACCGACGAACAGTTCGCGAAGATCTCCGAGCACCTCACCCCCGAGGTCCGCACGGTCCTCAACGTGGCCGGTGCACTCGCCTCCCGTAACGGCCGGGGCGGCACGGCGCCCTCGGCCGTGGCCGTCCAGCTGGCCGAGGTCAAGGCGGACCTGGCGACGCAGCACGCCTGGGCGGCGGCGCGCAAGTAG
- the argC gene encoding N-acetyl-gamma-glutamyl-phosphate reductase, with protein MVVRAAVAGASGYAGGELLRLLLVHPEVEIGALTANSNAGQPLGALQPHLRPLAGRVLQPTTPEVLAGHDVVFLALPHGQSAAVAEQLGDEVLVVDMGADFRLKDAADWEKFYASPHAGTWPYGLPELPGGRAVLAGSNRIAVPGCYPTAVSLALFPAYAAQLAEPEAVIVAASGTSGAGKAAKPHLLGSEVMGNMSPYGVGGVHRHTPEMIQNLSAAAGEPVTVSFTPTLAPMPRGILATCSAKAKPGVSAESLRAVYEKAFADEPFVDLLPEGQWPATASVYGSNAVQIQVAYDEAAGRIIVISAIDNLAKGTAGGALQSMNIALGLPEDTGLSTIGVAP; from the coding sequence ACCCCGAGGTCGAGATCGGGGCCCTGACCGCGAACTCCAACGCGGGTCAGCCGCTCGGCGCCCTGCAGCCGCACCTGAGGCCACTGGCCGGCCGGGTGCTTCAGCCGACCACCCCCGAGGTGCTCGCCGGGCACGACGTGGTCTTCCTCGCCCTGCCGCACGGGCAGTCCGCCGCCGTCGCGGAGCAGCTCGGTGACGAGGTGCTCGTGGTCGACATGGGGGCCGACTTCCGGCTCAAGGACGCCGCGGACTGGGAGAAGTTCTACGCCTCGCCGCACGCCGGGACGTGGCCCTACGGCCTGCCCGAGCTGCCCGGCGGGCGGGCCGTACTGGCGGGGAGCAACCGCATCGCGGTGCCCGGCTGCTACCCGACCGCCGTATCGCTCGCGCTCTTCCCGGCGTACGCGGCCCAGCTCGCCGAGCCCGAAGCCGTGATCGTCGCCGCCTCCGGGACCTCGGGCGCGGGCAAGGCGGCCAAGCCGCATCTTCTCGGCTCCGAGGTGATGGGCAACATGTCGCCGTACGGCGTCGGCGGTGTCCACCGGCACACGCCCGAGATGATCCAGAACCTCAGTGCCGCCGCCGGCGAACCGGTCACCGTGTCCTTCACCCCGACCCTCGCCCCGATGCCCCGCGGCATCCTCGCCACCTGCAGCGCCAAGGCGAAGCCCGGCGTGAGCGCCGAGTCGCTGCGCGCCGTGTACGAGAAGGCCTTCGCGGACGAGCCGTTCGTCGATCTGCTCCCCGAGGGGCAGTGGCCCGCCACCGCCTCCGTGTACGGCTCCAACGCGGTGCAGATCCAGGTCGCGTATGACGAGGCGGCGGGCCGGATCATCGTGATCAGCGCCATCGACAACCTCGCCAAGGGCACCGCGGGCGGCGCCCTGCAGAGCATGAACATCGCCCTCGGACTTCCCGAGGACACCGGACTTTCCACGATCGGAGTGGCACCGTGA
- the argB gene encoding acetylglutamate kinase, with translation MTTARKHTALPKAQILIEALPWLTRHNGKTVVIKFGGNAMIDEELKAAFAQDVVFLRHAGLKPVVVHGGGPQISAQLDKQGLVSEFKAGLRVTTPEAMDVVRMVLAGQVQRELVGLLNQHGPLAVGMTGEDAHTITAIQHRPVIDGEAVDIGRVGEITAIDTGAIQALLDDGRIPVISSIARSAEDNHVYNVNADTAAAALAAALNAETLMVLTDVEGLYEDWPNSDDVISRLTATELERLLPELSSGMVPKMQGCLHAVRNGVETARVIDGRVQHSILLEIFTDEGIGTMVVPDAQGEA, from the coding sequence ATGACCACCGCGCGGAAGCACACCGCACTCCCGAAGGCGCAGATTCTCATCGAGGCCCTGCCCTGGCTGACCCGGCACAACGGCAAGACCGTCGTCATCAAGTTCGGCGGCAACGCCATGATCGACGAGGAGCTGAAGGCGGCCTTCGCCCAGGACGTCGTCTTCCTGCGGCACGCCGGACTCAAGCCCGTCGTCGTGCACGGCGGCGGCCCGCAGATCAGCGCCCAGCTGGACAAGCAGGGCCTGGTCAGCGAGTTCAAGGCCGGGCTGCGCGTCACCACGCCCGAGGCGATGGACGTCGTACGGATGGTGCTCGCCGGGCAGGTCCAGCGCGAGCTCGTCGGCCTGCTCAACCAGCACGGCCCGCTCGCCGTCGGCATGACCGGCGAGGACGCCCACACCATCACCGCGATCCAGCACCGCCCGGTGATCGACGGCGAGGCCGTCGACATCGGCCGGGTCGGCGAGATCACCGCGATCGACACCGGGGCCATCCAGGCGCTGCTGGACGACGGCCGCATCCCGGTCATCTCCTCCATCGCCCGCTCGGCGGAGGACAACCACGTCTACAACGTCAACGCCGACACCGCGGCCGCCGCACTGGCCGCCGCGCTGAACGCCGAGACGCTGATGGTCCTCACCGACGTCGAGGGCCTCTACGAGGACTGGCCCAACAGCGACGACGTGATCAGCCGCCTCACCGCCACCGAGCTGGAGAGGCTTCTGCCGGAACTTTCCAGCGGCATGGTGCCCAAGATGCAAGGCTGCCTCCACGCCGTACGCAACGGCGTGGAGACCGCCCGCGTCATCGACGGCCGGGTCCAGCACTCGATCCTGCTGGAGATCTTCACCGACGAAGGAATCGGCACGATGGTCGTGCCCGATGCACAGGGGGAAGCATGA
- a CDS encoding acetylornithine transaminase, whose protein sequence is MTNAELSQRWQHALMDNYGTPKLSLVRGEGAHVWDADGTEYLDFVGGIAVNALGHAHPAVIEAVSTQIASLGHVSNLFIAEPPVALAERLLQLFGRTGRVYFCNSGAEANEAAFKIGRLTGRTHMVATDGGFHGRTMGALALTGQPKKREPFVPLPGDVTHVPYGDVEALRAAVTTDTALLIIEPIQGENGVVVPPKGYLEAAREITRATGTLLVLDEVQTGIGRCGTWFEHQAHQGVEPDLVTLAKGLGGGLPIGATVAFGAAADLLGPGHHGTTFGGNPVACAAGLAVLDTLAADGALDNVKRLGERIRDGVEGLGHPLVSHVRGSGLLLGIVLTEPLAPQVQQAAQGAGLLVNAPAPDVVRLMPPLIIGEAEVDAFLQALPGALDAAYGDERSGEGHTGE, encoded by the coding sequence ATGACCAACGCCGAGCTCTCGCAGCGCTGGCAGCACGCACTGATGGACAACTACGGCACCCCGAAGCTGTCCCTCGTCCGCGGCGAGGGCGCCCACGTGTGGGACGCCGACGGCACCGAGTACCTCGACTTCGTCGGCGGCATCGCAGTGAACGCGCTGGGCCACGCCCACCCCGCGGTCATCGAGGCGGTCTCCACACAGATCGCCTCCCTCGGCCACGTCTCCAACCTTTTCATCGCCGAGCCGCCCGTCGCGCTCGCCGAACGGCTGCTCCAGCTCTTCGGCCGCACCGGCAGGGTCTACTTCTGCAATTCGGGCGCCGAGGCCAACGAGGCCGCTTTCAAGATCGGCCGGCTGACCGGGCGCACCCACATGGTCGCGACCGACGGCGGCTTCCACGGCCGGACCATGGGCGCCCTCGCGCTCACCGGCCAGCCCAAGAAGCGCGAGCCGTTCGTCCCGCTGCCCGGCGATGTCACGCACGTCCCGTACGGGGACGTCGAGGCGCTGCGGGCCGCGGTGACCACGGACACCGCGCTGCTGATCATCGAGCCCATCCAGGGCGAGAACGGTGTCGTCGTCCCGCCCAAGGGCTATCTGGAGGCGGCCAGGGAGATCACCCGGGCCACCGGCACCCTCCTCGTCCTCGACGAGGTGCAGACCGGCATCGGCCGGTGCGGCACCTGGTTCGAGCACCAGGCCCACCAGGGCGTGGAGCCCGATCTGGTCACCCTCGCCAAGGGGCTCGGCGGCGGACTGCCGATCGGCGCCACGGTGGCCTTCGGCGCAGCCGCCGATCTGCTCGGACCCGGCCACCACGGCACGACGTTCGGCGGCAACCCGGTCGCCTGCGCCGCCGGACTCGCGGTCCTGGACACCCTGGCCGCCGACGGTGCGCTGGACAACGTGAAGCGGCTCGGCGAACGGATCCGGGACGGCGTGGAGGGCCTGGGGCACCCCCTGGTCTCCCACGTCCGCGGCTCCGGTCTGCTGCTGGGTATCGTGCTCACCGAGCCCCTCGCACCCCAGGTGCAGCAGGCGGCTCAGGGAGCCGGACTTCTCGTGAACGCACCCGCCCCCGATGTCGTACGGCTGATGCCGCCACTGATCATCGGTGAGGCGGAGGTGGACGCGTTCCTCCAGGCACTGCCCGGTGCCCTCGACGCGGCATACGGGGACGAACGATCCGGCGAAGGACACACCGGAGAATGA
- a CDS encoding arginine repressor: MTEAQESEHGGPSVPQTRTARHRRIVDILNRQPVRSQSQLAKLLADDGLSVTQATLSRDLDELGAVKIRNTGGELIYAVPSEGGFRTPHAPLGGSAKEERMRRLSAELLISAEASANLVVLRTPPGAAQFLASAIDQAELHDILGTIAGDDTLMLISRDPAGGQALADHLLRLAQNER, translated from the coding sequence ATGACCGAGGCGCAGGAATCCGAGCACGGCGGGCCGTCCGTGCCGCAGACCCGCACCGCGCGCCACCGCCGGATCGTGGACATCCTGAACCGGCAGCCGGTGCGCTCGCAGAGCCAGCTGGCCAAGCTCCTCGCGGACGACGGGCTGAGCGTCACCCAGGCGACGCTCTCCCGGGATCTGGACGAGCTGGGCGCGGTGAAGATCCGCAACACCGGCGGCGAGCTGATCTACGCGGTGCCGAGCGAGGGCGGATTCCGCACCCCGCACGCACCGCTGGGCGGCTCCGCCAAGGAGGAGCGGATGCGCCGCCTCTCCGCCGAACTGCTGATCTCGGCGGAGGCCTCGGCCAACCTCGTCGTGCTGCGTACGCCCCCGGGCGCCGCCCAGTTCCTCGCCTCGGCGATCGACCAGGCCGAGCTGCACGACATCCTCGGCACCATCGCAGGAGACGACACGCTCATGCTGATCAGCCGCGACCCGGCCGGTGGGCAGGCGCTCGCCGACCATCTGCTGCGGCTGGCGCAGAACGAGCGCTGA
- the argJ gene encoding bifunctional glutamate N-acetyltransferase/amino-acid acetyltransferase ArgJ translates to MSVTAAQGFSAAGIAAGLKDSGNPDLALVVNNGPRRAAAGVFTSNRVKAAPVLWSEQVLKGGEVSAVVLNSGGANACTGPQGFQDTHATAEKAAEVLEGHSAGEIAVASTGLIGLLLPMDKLLPGIEKAAAALSEHGGEKAAIAIKTTDTVHKTAVAGGQGWTVGGMAKGAGMLAPGLATMLVVLTTDADVAAPALDTALRDATRTTFDRVDSDGCMSTNDTVLLLASGASGITPEQGEFAEAVRAVCDDLARQLIGDAEGASKDIRIEVVNAATEDDAVEVGRSIARNNLLKCAIHGEDPNWGRVLSAIGTTKAAFEPDELNVAINGVWVCKNGGVGEDRDLVDMRYREVGITADLAAGNESAVIWANDLTADYVHENSAYSS, encoded by the coding sequence GTGAGCGTCACGGCAGCACAGGGATTCTCCGCGGCGGGCATCGCCGCGGGACTCAAGGACAGCGGTAACCCGGACCTGGCCCTCGTGGTCAACAACGGTCCGCGTCGCGCCGCCGCGGGCGTCTTCACCTCCAACCGTGTCAAGGCCGCTCCCGTCCTCTGGTCGGAGCAGGTCCTCAAGGGCGGCGAGGTCAGCGCCGTCGTCCTCAACTCCGGTGGCGCCAACGCCTGTACGGGACCGCAGGGCTTCCAGGACACCCACGCCACCGCCGAGAAGGCGGCCGAGGTCCTCGAAGGCCACAGCGCCGGCGAGATCGCCGTCGCCTCGACCGGGCTCATCGGCCTGCTGCTCCCCATGGACAAGCTGCTGCCCGGCATCGAGAAGGCCGCCGCGGCGCTGAGCGAGCACGGCGGCGAGAAGGCCGCCATCGCCATCAAGACCACCGACACCGTCCACAAGACGGCCGTAGCCGGCGGCCAGGGCTGGACCGTCGGCGGCATGGCCAAGGGCGCGGGCATGCTCGCCCCGGGACTGGCCACGATGCTGGTCGTCCTCACCACCGACGCCGACGTCGCCGCCCCCGCCCTCGACACCGCGCTGCGCGACGCCACCCGGACCACCTTCGACCGGGTCGACTCCGACGGGTGCATGTCCACCAATGACACCGTGCTGCTGCTGGCCTCCGGGGCGAGCGGCATCACCCCGGAGCAGGGGGAGTTCGCCGAGGCCGTGCGGGCCGTCTGCGACGACCTGGCCCGGCAGCTGATCGGTGACGCGGAGGGCGCGTCGAAGGACATCCGGATCGAGGTCGTCAACGCCGCGACCGAGGACGACGCCGTCGAGGTGGGCCGCTCCATCGCCCGCAACAACCTCCTCAAGTGCGCCATCCACGGCGAGGACCCCAACTGGGGCCGCGTCCTGTCCGCCATCGGCACGACGAAGGCGGCCTTCGAGCCGGACGAGCTGAACGTCGCCATCAACGGCGTCTGGGTCTGCAAGAACGGCGGCGTCGGCGAGGACCGCGACCTCGTCGACATGCGCTACCGGGAGGTCGGGATCACCGCCGACCTTGCCGCGGGCAACGAATCGGCCGTCATCTGGGCCAACGACCTCACCGCGGACTACGTCCACGAGAACAGCGCGTACAGCTCATGA